The Triticum aestivum cultivar Chinese Spring chromosome 3A, IWGSC CS RefSeq v2.1, whole genome shotgun sequence genome includes a region encoding these proteins:
- the LOC123059353 gene encoding protein LIFEGUARD 2, whose amino-acid sequence MKGGDIEAGGTGTAALKAALYPGATESTELRWALIRKIYVVLCLQLLLTAVVAVVVYKVRHFIVSYDGLGFYIFLFIFPITVLFPLFIYRKKHPVNLLLLGVFTVAITFSVGFMRSFYSGKVIWEAGILTIVVVLSLTAYTFWAARRGKDFSFLGPFLFASLVILLVFGFIQIFFPLGKLSHMINGALAALIFSGYIVYDTGNIIKRYTYDEYVWAAVTLYLDIMIPAVPATLHWVDDSQARHPAPALS is encoded by the exons ATGAAGGGCGGCGACATCGAGGCGGGTGGCACCGGCACCGCGGCGCTCAAGGCCGCGCTGTACCCCGGGGCGACGGAGAGCACCGAGCTGCGCTGGGCGCTCATCCGGAAGATCTACGTCGTACTCTGCCTGCAGCTTCTCCTCACCGCCGTCGTTGCTGTTGTCGTGTACAAGGTCCGCCACTTCATCGTCTCCTACGACGGCCTCGGGTtctacatcttcctcttcatcttccccaTCACCG TGCTGTTCCCGCTGTTCATCTACCGCAAGAAGCACCCAGTCAACCTGCTGCTGCTTGGCGTCTTCACAGTGGCCATCACCTTCTCTGTGGGCTTCATGCGTTCCTTTTATAGTG GCAAGGTCATTTGGGAGGCTGGGATTCTTACAATCGTGGTTGTCTTGAGCCTCACTGCTTACACCTTCTGGGCTGCAAGGAGGGGCAAGGACTTTAGCTTCCTTGGTCCTTTCCTATTTGCTTCTCTGGTGATTTTGCTCGTCTTTGGGTTCATTCAG ATCTTCTTCCCGCTGGGCAAGCTCTCTCACATGATCAATGGCGCGCTGGCGGCACTCATCTTTAGTGGCTACATTGTCTATGACACGGGCAACATCATCAAGCGTTACACCTATGACGAGTATGTCTGGGCCGCCGTCACACTCTACCTTGACATCATGATTCCAGCTGTGCCTGCCACCCTTCATTGGGTGGATGACAGCCAGGCGCGTCACCCTGCCCCTGCTCTCTCATGA